From the Papaver somniferum cultivar HN1 chromosome 2, ASM357369v1, whole genome shotgun sequence genome, the window CTTACCTGTAAAGTAAGTTAAGTAACTGAATTGAGATCATCTCTCAATATATCATCTCTGCAGGGTTTAAGGCTCTTTTGAAGTTTAAAGTTATAATGGATGCTTTGATTACTTGCATCAATTTTTTCTTATAGAATACTCGTTAGGTATAATGGATGCTTTGTACTTCTATTTCATTCATTCTAAttgttcatttcgcttgcagagctatttGGTGACCTTGTTGTTTCTTCCATCATCTTAGATGATTGATTCCTATTGGCTTAGAGAAGGTAATGACGCCAAGGGTCATTGTCAGTAGCTTGATCTTTCTGAGTTTATTGTTTGTCTGTACCATCTTTGTTATTGTAACTAATTTACATACTTCGTTTTATTTCAGGATTTCAGCGCATTTAGGGGTAAAACATCCACATATTTTCGAGGGTCGTTGCTGGTCGCTTTATATGATCTTAGGCTTTAGTATAGCGGGCAATAGTAAtgcactcttttatcttttgagctttgaacagttgaactcatttcttgttattgttagctttatcactttgcaactttgcaccaacttcttacaCCTCTCTTTATTTTGTAAACACTTTAAGTAACTTCTTATGATGTCTTTTTGGTAAAAGGTATAGGTAAGTAACTTTGAATGTCTGTAACtgtaatgttcattgtattttatggtgggtaactcacgacccacccgatccaacccgttgtaatgtgggtcgggtgaaaaccgacccattgtaatgttgggttaattgtgggtgacaacttctgttacccgccGTCTGTGGGTTgagtggtgggtgaggccaaaaccgaaccaaaccgacccatgtgcatcCCTAGTGCGAACAAATAATTTTGCACACTAGTAAGAATTGTAGGAATGATCTCCGTATTGCTGTCATAGTAGGTTGATTAATGAAAAACGGTTGTGTACTTCCTATTAGGCCTTTGGCTTTGTGTATGGATGAAAGTGCAGTTCTaatttaaaaagaagaagaaatataaaTTCTAAATCGCATTTTGAGGTACTAACTTTACCAGGCGAGGTTGGATatatccagattaattggggtataaccattttattcctatccaaactagtgtgctaaggggtgtctaaaaggtgttaaaagaccaaattgctcatactaaaaaaccatgccaaccaaaacatattaaaaaaaatcaaaatcttttctctaaactctaactatacatgtgaaatccaaaaaaaaaaacgaagtatCTAAAGTCGACAAggttttttttgtcgaccttgccgactaatataTAGTCTGCAGGGTATGAGGTTGAATATCGTGCCGacatttcatctttgaaatcagcAGTTACATGATCGGCacgttatgaaattaataccttgccgactatagtttagtcggcaggttatgaaattaataccttgccgactaatcatgcatttgtaacaccttctctgtatgtcaaaaatcctatagtcggcgGGGTATTTTTTTATCGACCTTGTCGGCCATAAgttgtcggcatgttcttcattcgcagaccttgccggccagatatagtcggcatgttcttcatctgcagaccttgccggccagatatagtcggcatgttcttcatccgcaGACCTTGCCAGTCATAAgttgtcggcatgttcttcatccgtaccttgtcgacttttcatattttcagaactgaaaatgttgatttcttctataattttgagtataaaatcacCAAATAGCTCTACAATCTCATATTTATAAGTATTTGGCTAATACGATTTTATTTTGGTTACAAGtagaattctcaaaaaaaaaaaaaaaatctcaaaaatctcaaaaatctacccacatccatgagttcaatctaaaataaaaccaaatttcaaaattttagtcaactaattaactaattaaattaattattctaATCATATTTATTAATGTTAATTAATTAAGGATAGATTAGCCATTTTTataaatatatggataaggggcTTTGTGTTTTAATTcaaaatgaccttattttgtcTCGTTTGGTGTACCCAATTAATTTagatataccccaatcaagcttataccccaatcaagccaggtaaCATTACTCTGTTTGGAATCTAGTTGGTCACTCCTTTAAGTTCCGTCTTTGCATAGAAAAAAATTATTGATATGTACAAATCTTAAGAGTGTACATACATGGAGTTTTAACTTTTCTTATTTGGAATCAACTTCTTATCAATAGCAAATTTTAAGAGTGTCATCATCACCAACATTATTTTATAGTTTTTGGCAATTTCAATTCTTGTGTTCTTTGGAGCAAGGATGAGTTAACTCCAGTGCATCACTGTCCACACCTACCAGAAAGAAAATGTTATGGTTGTTTGAAATGATAAATCCAAAAATGTAACGGTTGTTTGTTTGATATACCATATCTTGGAGAGAACATGTAAATGAGTTGGTAATTTCaacatcaaaaaataaataaaatgaacttGGTACTTGGTAGTAATAGATTATAACCGTAATATCGATAGTATCAGGCTtggcaaaaagaaaaattacaggaCACAACCGACGACCGGTCAATGTTTATGCGGAACACATGCCCCTCCCTAAAATCTCAACTTCTTGATAGAGGGTATAACATAGTGTTACCTGCCGTAATACTTCCTAGTGCACGAATACTTTCTCCAAGAAGACAAGGCATGCAATTGCCGTAATACTCTTTGAAGTTAGCAACGAACCTCATATACTCAACATTGACAACAGACTTTACTCCAAACATATCAATTAAACTAAATTTCGTGAAAAGATAAACTTTGTCCCTGTCAATATTTCTTTCCAATTAGAAGACAGAAATTTAACCAGTTTAGTAATGGGGACTAAAGACGTGATCGAAGAAGAAACTAACCATATTACTCCAAAAGATATAACAAATAGTTGGTAAGTTTGCCCTAAAATGCAAATGGAAATTTGGAACCCCCAAAAGAAACAGTAAACTCCAAGTATATATGGACACCAATCCAATTCCCAATATATACTCACTACCATCACCACCGCATCGCACCATATGCATACCACTACCCATTAACAAACAAAGCtttgaaatttcaatttcaaccgTTTTGACTTTCCAACATACAAACAAAGGAACAAAGACACATATTCCTACCGCACTAGTTTCCTCATCGAAATGCATCAAGTATAAAAGAATTACCACAAGGATTAGACTAATTATACAATCGCGCATTAACCTCATATTCTTGCCATTTTATCTCCACTTATGTTCTCGAAAGAAATGATGAATATAAAATAAAACATACTACGAACTTATTCCAACGACCAAAAGTTCAAACCACATTTCTCATTATGAAGAACCAAACAGAACAAATTCTTGATTACGACCTCCCCTACAGAAAACACAATTTGATAGACACCCCAACTTAATTTGCTATAAAATTGTTCGTCGTTGCAACCACGTTATCTCGTTTCTAGAATGTAGACTACAAACATCAAAAACAGACATACACACGACGGCGCAATGTTTCATATCCCACTTACTACGTCGTctatatttttcttcatttttcttatcCAAATGAATGTCAATAAACAACAACATTAAaccaaaaaattaacaaaaaaaaagttaattaaACATCAATATTAGGTTATTAGTAGAAAGAGCTAAATAGATATTGTTATTAACTATATGTACCAAAAATAAACTCTtgtatttctttcttcttcttcttcatcggttCTTCATGTTTGTGTTGGACTAAAACCTTTGAGACATAGATACGTGCCGCCGTCTCATGTGTGGGGATATGATTGAAATGAGTCCACCTAGCGGAGGTTTCATCTTTGACCGATAAGCCAATTCATCGTACGGCCTTCTGTAGAATCTCAAGAATGGTAGAAACGATTCCCTGCTTTTCTCTGTTTTACTACCTTGACAGTCCCTCTTGAAAAACAACGCTGGAGATTGAAGGAAAGATGGTCTTGGTGTTCTTGGATGGTTCAGATTACTCACTCTCTGTGGTAATGGCGTCAGTGGGAAAAAAGTCTGTTTCTTGGCGAGCCCACCCTGGTAGTGTAAACTTCCACGTGTCGTTCTAGCAGCTGTTGATGCGAACGAGTAAGATCTAGCATTTAGAGGCGAGATTAAAGCTGACCCCATCAACGAAGGGGAAGAGGACGCTATGTTGGGACCCACTTTTGATGATGACGTGTCAGTGAGACTAAGATACCAAGGTTTAAGGGAATCGTAATTGTGACCAACGGTGAAAGCAAACCGTGATGAAGCTGATGGACCCACTTTAGCTGATGATGATGAGATCACAGATGgatcaaatcttagagatgaAGAACGTGGATGATAGGATGATAAATCATCATATTCTAATGATTCTTCAAAATCTAACGATGATACTACCATTGTAACGGGCGATAACTCAATAAATGGACGAACTCCCTGTAAAGCAAACAATCAACGGTGTTAAAGTATTAGTTGTATCAAAGTTTCGTGAGTTGCGAAACACATGATCATTAAAAAAGCCAAAGTTTGAAATTCGGTGTAAAAAAAGTGTAATATTATTATTACCTTCCAGAGGTAATAAAAAAGCGAAGGAGGATCGATGACGAATGCTTTGTGAAGACGTCCAGGATAATATTCAGATAATGTCTTCAAACTTGCCAACAATAATAAGTTCATGAAAGCTGAAGCTGATCTGAAAAAGCCTGTTGATTTAAAACAAAATTCAATAAATGAGTGACCATCATTCCACCAAACACCTCATAAATCTTAATCAAACAACAACTTCCTGTTAATGAATTTCTTAATCAATTCAATAAGTATCTTTTGAATTTTACAAATTCCTGAAAAAAGGCATAAAATCCCTTGGAAACTACTCTTTTGAGGTAAAGTAAAAACTCTAAAACAAGATCAAAATCAAACTAGAGAATTCACATTTCTTGAATCACTAAATTCCATTTTAACCCCTCCAAATTTAAACAAAGTCACGCAATGACCAAGAATAAATAGTAGATTAAGACATTTTAAAAGGATAGTAATTTCTGTTCAGCCGAATTAATTATCTGTCTTTTGTTACTTTATTTAACATGCACCATAAAGAAGCTTCttatttttagtgacaaaaaaaGTGAACTAATGAAGGATTAATTAACGCATGACTACTGATAGTAGTACTAAGTCATCAGAGAATCACGTTCATGTCTTCACGAGAGAATTTTCAGACTGCTTTAGAAGCAGAGTATTAATTACCCTGTCTAAAACCGTATAAGTACGTAGTAATAAAGAAAAAGTTACAGGCGTGGGTTAGACTTAATTAGAGACAGGTGAACGTTGCTTTACATAATTAATGAAAAGATAGACTGATTTAAAAGGATAATATCGTCAATATGATAGGAAAAGCACAGAAAATTACTGGCATCAAAGAGAAGGACGAACTGTTCTGCATCTTTAGGCATAGAAGCAATCGCAACTTCCAGTGTAAATACAAACAATCGAATGTACCTAAAGAAACATAACGTaaatcagaaaatcaaatcaagcagattataatcaaatcgaaaaatcaaatttgttgTTCTACTTACAGcttttgtgaatgaaatttcTGATAATCCTGTTTAACCCGAAATACCTGAAAAACAATTGGATTATGAATCTTCTGTTACAACTTAGTATGAGTAATGAAATCTGAGATTTGATAAATTAATACCAGAACAGGATGAGATTCGTCGTCATGACCAGCAACATAAGCAACACCATCTGAGATTTCAGCTGCAAACTCATCTGCAATCAAATGCTCTgtttttgaaaaagaaacaaaggaaagtaagattttaattaattaatttccaACTTACGAAAATTAATTGAAGTATTTGAAATGACTTTCTCTTTATTAACGGTTTTGAATGAAAACATTCGAAAATTAAAGAAAGATtctaaagcaaaaagaaaagaaaaaatcgtAATCATATCTTCATAGGTATCTAAAAGACGGTTTTTTTCCTGATTCGAAGGATAACAATTAAGATTCAAAAAAGAAAAGTGAAGAACAAGAATTGCTTACCAAATCCAATGCTATCTCTCCATGAAAGACAGGCTCGTATATGTTTAGCTGTTTTCTTAACATTATCGCCTTTTGATTTTAGAAATCTTTCTACACAAGCTGTGTTACAGAATTTCTCCTGCCACAAAAGAACAAAACAGAGTGTAAATCATACAGACCAAATGAACGAACGATGGTAGTAGAAATTTCAAACACAATTTTTTTGAAGACCTTCCCATAACTAAGTTTATCAACATCAAAAAATAGAACTATCAGTTAGGATCTTACACTATCAAGCTTAAAACCATGAATTACTCCATTAATTCAAATGAAAACAGAGAAACATAAGCAGAGAGGAAAAAGTTGAACTGAACTGAAATATAGTATCAGATCATCACAGCATGTTCCAGCGAAAAATCAATCAAACTAATCCCAAGTTGGAAATCAAAATGTTAGTTTACTAAGTTGATTCCCGAACAATACCTGTTTAACAGTTAATGGAGCTTGTTTCTTAAGAAGTTTAAGAACAGCTTCAACTCTTTCCGTACATTTCTTAGTCTCATCACTAACCACATTCTGATCTTTTCTTCCCATTCCAACTACTTTTAACTtgatttaaaaaaacaaaaaactcttTAAATTTGACCACTTAACTTGTTTTTCACTCAACCATTTAAAATCTTCCCTCCCAAaaccaaacacaaactcaagatacGGAAACAAACAAAGgttagagagagaaagtaatgGTAATGGAGCAAGAATAGTGTGTGTGAGTGACTGAGTGAACAGTGAGATTTCTCTGAGTGATGAAACTGAAAACAATAGTCAGAGAAATAAAAGAATTTAAGTGTAATAAACAAGAACCGAAATTTATAGCAAACGAATGATTTATTTAACGAACGGACCACGTTATAAACTTAACGAATAAAGGCAGTCAACTATGTTGCAGACACTCCGTTACCGTTAAAATCAACGGCAATGCATATGTGACAGGAGATAGTAACGTTACACTCCGTTACTGTTAACATCAACGTCAATGTATACGTGACTGGAGATAGCAACGTTGTACTATTTTACCCTTGTTGCAACTATTTATGTAGCAAGGAAAAACCGAATTTTGTGGGGGAGAAAATTATttctactttggtaacaaagtaaTTAATGACTATTTGATCCTGTTTCAGTGCATTTATGACGAGAAATAGTGCCATGGAATAAGTCAATGGTGGTTTTGTAAGGGCTTTTGGTGTGAACATTTCAAATGGTCACCACTGTATATTGGACTATCAGATTGCTGTGCTATTTGTCTAGTAGAGCAGTAGCTACGAGGGTTGATAATTTGATACGATGTTCCACAGTGTACGTTTAGTACAGAATAAATATTCAGGATTCACCGTTGGATAAATGGAGATTCTGTCATGATGTTGTGATCTGACGGATGACATGGGGGTTGATGGTAATTGTGGTGAATCGAAAGAGTCACATCACTGGTGTTTTTCTCGCAATGTGTAATTCAGACAGTGGAATATAACCGTAGTTGCAACTTCAATGAATATTTTATTAACTAATTACTCCTACATGTTTGTTATGGAGAAGAATAAGAATTACTAGCTGCtaacatttttgatttttttggtgtTCGGGATAATGAGGTCAATTCCCTTCGTCAATTTTTGGTGTTTCAGCAAGACCCATTATCCCGGAACCACTAAGGCAGTAATTATTGAAACATAATCAACAATTATTCGAACCACAAATGGAATACATTTTGCAAAGAGGTCTTGCAGCTGTAGAACCTTTCATTTTCTACATTGCATTTTGCATGGGAATATGGGTTGCTAAAATCATTGAGTTATGGAAGTAACAAGTTTTTCATCCATGAAAAaattgtactccctccgtccctattatAAATGCGGAGTTTTAAAAACGGAAAATTGGTCActtgttcaaatatttttaaatcacggttcaaatggacgagtaaaaaatagtttgggtgaaatggtcaaataaaaatagtaaggatgaaaccagtttcatcctagtttaaatttaaaaaatagcaaggatgaaactggatacatcctttgtaaattaaaaataagaaaaaatatttgaaaatgggcacgatgaaactggttacatcctgcctatttttacatttttgtccatttaaacagtatcaaaatctaactgtccatttcactcaggaattgttgattttggttcttttaaccaattttgtgttttaaaAATTTGTAGTTCTATTAGATAGGCAGAGATTCAATTCCAAGATGAATTTTTTCATATGTTGCTCTTATTTATTACAGGTAGTTATCACCACAATTAAATTAATGTTTCTAGTATTGGAAATTGTACAAAGGATAAAACAGGAAAGAGGATAAAAATGTAGAAAatcaaaaagatttcttattataAGAGAAACTCACTCCTCCCCTATATAatggggacggagggagtataagcgAGATAGTTTTTTCTTGCTTGTACATCTATTTTCATGAAAAATTATGTTTAGGTTTATAGAATTGAAAAATAGGTGACACCTATCAaacttgaagaaaagaaaaaaaaagaccaagcTATTTTACGGTTTCCATGAACAAAGCTACTTATTTTAAATGTCCATAATTAAGAACTTTACACATTCATGGCAATACCGTTTAAATAGTTGTGAAATCAAAGATACTTCAATTATTGGCACCTCAAGTTCTCAAAGTAGACAATGAAACCAGGATATCCGTAATATCTAAACTCAAGGTGTCCGTTGGTATTTGATTTATAACTACATaagtaaaataaacaaaattGTGTCATCGTATCCTCTTTTCCCCTTCTTAATTCCTTTGGTAAATTACCAACAGAATTCTAATCTCCTCCATTGTGTCGTGGTTAAGTAAGGCAAATCCCACCCATTCACATTTGTAACTTTTACAAGAAACTATaaagaaaaacttaaaaaaaaattattactgaATTTGCTTCTGATTATGATAATTGAGTTTTTATGGTAAAAACTTAAATCGGTAATTTCGACCGTCCAAGTAGGACAACCCCAATATGTCTTAGGTGTGTGGTATTAACAAACAATGGAATAAAAACGTTTGCGTACCTTCATTGATGATCATCAAAATCTATAAAACCAAACCATTCCCTGATAGTGTTTCCTTCAAGAAAATTCCAATACCGTCTTTGTTACGGCAGAGACTTAATAATATTTTTTCCTAAGTACACATCTAGTTTCTTTACTATTTACCCCCAAAACCTTACCATATGAAAACAGGAAACACACCAAAAAGAAGTCCTCTCCTCGTCTCGAAGTGTATGTTTTCTAAATGATCTCATGAAACTGAAAGTCAAAAGTCACTTATTAATTGACATAAAGGTTAGTACTAACTTAACTTATGTATAAATAAACAAATGAAACAGGGATACCTTTGTAAACAAAGTCACTTATCGGTATTTTGAATTTTACTTTATTAGTAAGGCAAAGTGCTATGGTGGATATTTTTACTTGGTTACACTGTAGCTAAAGGCCAACCTCTATGGCTCGTTTAGAGCAAGTTTTATGGtgaaatccatccatcttccatcttccacgccacctcagaaCTTGGAACTGCggatggaagcgcaagtataatggtggaatagtagaaacgttattcttaatggagctaaaaaacgcaattaagaattgagcttttttttagccgttagatttcaacaactcattttaaatctacagATAAagaaaaaacgcaattcttaataaCGTTTTTTTAGCTCAATTCTTAATTgtgtttaacgctattcttattagcactcagatggattccacgaacccttccacgaatcCGTGGAACcgtgcttggattttctgtggaagacctcAACTTGGAAGTCACTAGACTTGatattccatggtttttccacacttgaaatggtttggattccaccataagacatGCTATTACAGCGACGGAAGCAGGATCCAAATTCTAGGTGGGCTAAATCAAGCACTATAGGCTAAACAAAAAATGTCTAGGGGggctattcattttttttttccaaaagacATACATGAAAATATGGTTTTTTTTGGTGATTTTTAGAGATTTGGGGGTGGCTGGAGCACCCCTAAGCCACCCCCAGTACCGTCCGTGCTCGTTTATTACCTACAATGTGGCCAAAAGACTTGCCTTAGCTGGTGGAGTGAACGCGTATGTTCCTCGTTCTAGCTAAGAAATGGCTAACGCAAACTTAGTTTCTGTGATGTGCGGCTCGGATGGATACTTAGTTTTCGTCACAAAACTTACGAAAACTTAATTTCTGTATATGTAATCGTAATTGTTTGACATTTTTTTATTATACCTCTCTTATACCCGATCTTAACCATCCATTATTCATAACGGTTCTATTGTCTCCATCGCCAGGTCTtaacaaatatttttttccaaaagAAGTTAGATTTTTCCTTTGTATAAGCAAACTTTTATTCTTATTCTCAAACAAAATTTATCCTAATCATTTGAGTTTCTTTGTTTACTCATCCTTCTACTACTCaaattatgtgattttcttaACTTCTAATACTCGAATTCTCTTCTCCCAATTGAATTTAATATGGTTGATAAGAATTTTGTTCAACAATAAGAAATTGATCTTACAGTTGCTTATTCAATGCAGGTAATTATGAAATTTTTGGTGCTCACAAAAcatcatttctgttttggagacgTATTCACGAAGCATGTGCCTCTCAGAACGGAAATGCTTATCAAAGGGACCTTAATTCCTTCAAAAGTaaaatgaaaacaataaaaaaagacGTGAGAGAATTTGTGTCAATTCTTAATGATGTATATCAGCAAAGTAAAAGTGGTACTTCACAAGAAGATTTGGTAAGTTCTACAATTGAATTAAGTTATTCCGCTTGGTGATAATAGTAATTAAATTTATTATTGTTACTACATGTTTCAGACTCGGGATGATCGTAAGcaatttcaaaatcaaacaggGCAATCATTCAGGTGTTATCCTTGTTATGGAATTATTAGAGAGGATGTTCCGGTGTTTGATTATCAACTCTCTATCACGAAAAATAGTGCCCCATTTTCAAAGCATAAAGAGTTTATACCGACCCAAGATGGGACATGAGTACTACCTGATGAGATTTGTTACGACTACAAGTACCTGTCGAGGTTATGGGAACCAAAAtagtcaaaagaaaaaaaagctagATTGAAGATGGATCGCGAGCAAGTTATTTTTACGGAAAAAAATAGGTGATCAGGGGAATGCTTCAATCCAGATGGAAGAATCAAGTATGGATAAACAAAGTGTCAGTATATTAGAGTAAATCAAAAAATCTTGATTAggaaaggaagcaaagaaggagaaaattggagagagagaaaaagaggaATTGATAGAAGGAGAAGTGCCAAATCTGCGTTTTCTATGTGAGTTTCCTTCTGGTCAAGATCAACCCATTGACTTTGACGAAAACTCAATTTCCGTCAAATTGGACTAAGTGAAATTGGTGCCCTGTAGTGGTTGTTTCTTTGCTACATCTTAGCTTAGGCATAACCAAGCAAAATGGCTCGGCTAATCACAGTGTTTGGCATAAGTAAAAGGATATCCAATTCCCAAAATTAACCTTATTAGAGCAAGCACGatgattctcttttttttttgtctttttcttaacCATGTCTCTACTACCATGTTGACCAAATATAAAAGTAGTTATCTGATATAttactttatatatatatatatatatatatccctttTCTAGGCTGGTTGAATGTCCCCTTCTCCGTCGGGAAGGATTATTATAACTCCTTATGTGTCGTCTTTTTTCATGGTAATTTGCAAGCAAATTCGAATATAATATATCTAAAAATACGTGTcttaaaattttacaaatttcatctcattggaaagattttaaagagatctacacaatgagtatagacaacaatatcaaatttagaaatTTTACGAAAAAATTCGGAGGTGTCTATTCTTTCAGgcacaattttcaaaaattgaacGCATAACTATTATGCAAACCACCGCAAAGGATGcataattttcgaaaattgaacgCATAGTcaatatgcaaaccaccacaaatgatACGTACCACATTATGTAACATATTTtaatttatgcatcaactaattttccgttgcaactaataaaataataaaaccatgtATTTCCTCTATTAtaaaaaaaagtgatactttcattttttttttttttattttggtctaTTTTAAAAATGACGGGATTACAAATTTTCTTTTACAATCTCATTGCACCGgtgctttgtttttctttggtctGGCAGTCCCCACCTAGCAAAAGTGTTCTAGTTAAAATCAACCCACACTTGACTGGAGGACTGTACTGTTGCCTGATTTGCCTATATACTGGAATTAGCAATCATTTTAAGGTTATGCCAacaaacccttttttttttttttttaattattatctgAAGCATATTCTTAATTTTCTATTTGCCATCTGAtcctaatttcaatttttgaaatatgcaaaaagaagaaaacaggaAGGGGTTCCGAGGATGAATCACTCTTTACAGCCCACCTGGTCATTCGAGTTACTCCCCACATATTAACATAAGTCCACCCCATAATGCACAAACTACATACAATCATCAGTCTATCGGCTATCCTATCATTACCCTTTTTAAATTCAAAATTTCTGCTTACATCATCTATTATGCAATCTATCTCTGGAAACAATGTCTAGGTGGATACTGCATCTTTTGCTCTTCTTTTATCTAGTCAACGATATGCCTTTACTAAATTTGAAAATATTCGTTTAGTTTTATAAGATAGATTTAAATATGGTTAATCAAAAGTTAACATATGTGCTTATCCTAACATTTTTTGCACTTAGATACGCACTAAAGAGTTTGAAACAGGAAATTTTTCTACCATGAAGAGAACATGAAGTGCCATGATTCTATCAAATTTCGTGGGGTTATGAGGTTACCAATCCCAGTGGATCTAGTGATAGTGACTATTTAATTTTAATGATTTTAGTAATACCCACCGAATTTACTTAACTTTGTCGTAAATCTGatctattttattatttataataAATCACGCACTAATTTATATTTT encodes:
- the LOC113354341 gene encoding phosphatidylinositol transfer protein 3-like: MGRKDQNVVSDETKKCTERVEAVLKLLKKQAPLTVKQEKFCNTACVERFLKSKGDNVKKTAKHIRACLSWRDSIGFEHLIADEFAAEISDGVAYVAGHDDESHPVLVFRVKQDYQKFHSQKLYIRLFVFTLEVAIASMPKDAEQFVLLFDASFFRSASAFMNLLLLASLKTLSEYYPGRLHKAFVIDPPSLFYYLWKGVRPFIELSPVTMVVSSLDFEESLEYDDLSSYHPRSSSLRFDPSVISSSSAKVGPSASSRFAFTVGHNYDSLKPWYLSLTDTSSSKVGPNIASSSPSLMGSALISPLNARSYSFASTAARTTRGSLHYQGGLAKKQTFFPLTPLPQRVSNLNHPRTPRPSFLQSPALFFKRDCQGSKTEKSRESFLPFLRFYRRPYDELAYRSKMKPPLGGLISIISPHMRRRHVSMSQRF